The region CAAAGCGCTCGCCAATCTCCGCAAGCAGTATCTCCCTCGAGAAAGAGGCGCCGTGATACACGTGATACATGCCCGCGCGACCTTCGAGAATGTTCCGCGCTCCCGTAACTCCCCTCTTGGCCAGCAAAGCCGCCACGATGCCTCCGCGCACGGCAAAGCCGGGCCCTAAGCGCTTGGTAAGCACGCCGTCCTTCACTGCCTGGCCATTGCCAGCCGACTGGTGGTAACCGATTCCTATGGCGCTCGTAAGCCGGTCACTGTCAAGACCTAAGATGCGCCCAGCCACAGCAGCAGCCGCAAGAAACCCATAAATACTCGTAAGATGCCACCCATATTTGTGGATGTTCTCACCCGGCCTGGTAGCCAGTCCCAGACGACAGATGAAGTCAGTGCCTAGAACAACACAAGTGATGAGCTCTTGTCCGCTTATGCCCCCGACATATTCCCCCATCGCTAACGCGGTAGGGATCGCAACCACCCCAGGATGCATGATCGCATCCTCATGGACGTCATCAAAATCAAGAGCGTGTGCCATGGTGGCATTCAGCTGAGCGACATTCGGAGCAGGAGCCCTATCCCCGTAACGAATCACGGTGCTCTGCTCTGCTCCTCCCCACTCCCTAACCAAGTCCCGAAGCTCAGCAACGCCTGCCTCCGCGGACCCGCCGAGAGCGATCCCCAGAAAATCCAAAACTTGATTCTTTGTAGCCTCTACAACTTCCGTGGGAAGATCGCTAAAACGCACCTTGCAGAACTGCTCCACAAAGGGTTGGACTGCGTCGGGATACACTTCATCTGGGCTATAAAGCATCGTGTTTTTCCCTTTCCGGCCGGGGTAAGCTGCGAACTCTTCCTTGTTCACTCAACGGCATTAAGTTCAGTCTAGCTAAAACCTGTGTCATCATAGTTAGTGCTGCTATGCCCTGTCAAGAACTTTGGGAGGTGCGGGGCCGGAGACCAAAATGGTCTCCGGCCCCGCACCTCTTCCCGGACTACGCCCTCACCGAGAGCACGCCTTCTTCTCCTTTAGGCGCTCACGCTCCCACTCGACTCATCCTCCACCACCCACCCCGAAAGGGAGACCCCAGTAGCAGGGTCATAGTTGCGGGAGAAAGCTTCAGGGTAGGCTTGGCGTAGAGCAGCCATCTCTTCTTCGGTTACCTTAGCTACTTCCACCAGAAAGCTGCTTACCACCATGCCGGTGGCATGCTGGGAGGTTAGGTTATGGGGAGTGATGGTGTTAATAGCTCCACCCCGGTCTAGTTCCCCGGGAATGATGGGATCCCAGCGAGCCCCGTGGTCCATGTAGGCTACTCCGGGGCGTACTCT is a window of Thermoleophilia bacterium DNA encoding:
- a CDS encoding MmgE/PrpD family protein, encoding MLYSPDEVYPDAVQPFVEQFCKVRFSDLPTEVVEATKNQVLDFLGIALGGSAEAGVAELRDLVREWGGAEQSTVIRYGDRAPAPNVAQLNATMAHALDFDDVHEDAIMHPGVVAIPTALAMGEYVGGISGQELITCVVLGTDFICRLGLATRPGENIHKYGWHLTSIYGFLAAAAVAGRILGLDSDRLTSAIGIGYHQSAGNGQAVKDGVLTKRLGPGFAVRGGIVAALLAKRGVTGARNILEGRAGMYHVYHGASFSREILLAEIGERFETMNVSIKPYPCCRGVHAFIDAGLAVATKHNLRPEDIERVLINCGQGTYFLLATPLETKSRPTNPVDSQFSIIWGVATALARRRATLADFSIEAIKSPDILDITAKTTVEVDHSLDRGDVGIEPARVTVTTKSGTVYTEQVDQPTGTPSRPLSFEDVVKKFKSCLAHAGYPISEARADEVIERVSRLDDLADITELVRLLV
- a CDS encoding dehydrogenase, encoding RVRPGVAYMDHGARWDPIIPGELDRGGAINTITPHNLTSQHATGMVVSSFLVEVAKVTEEEMAALRQAYPEAFSRNYDPATGVSLSGWVVEDESSGSVSA